A section of the Acanthochromis polyacanthus isolate Apoly-LR-REF ecotype Palm Island chromosome 13, KAUST_Apoly_ChrSc, whole genome shotgun sequence genome encodes:
- the LOC110955239 gene encoding protocadherin Fat 4 isoform X7: protein MDSTGQWRKRVILLFCFVVFNIAFAHDPSSGNAVNMSSETEFADIVLGQHTLPSWYHTSVDAVLKHGTVSTHNRWQTQMAFSKAVYSFQVKEDTVPGTVVGKVETHFGTLTPITYSVQEDDGENLFLLGRMSGEFLLSRSLDFETQRFYVLTVVLQHGDSQVSSVRVYFNVLDVNDNPPVFSTHAFSASLLEDTQVSTCFLWLNVSDKDDGDNGELKLKVVGGDEEDVFFIHSTGNLCLNKELDRERRSSYNLTLMANDCVQPVSFQLTSTAQVIVVVEDVNDNAPVFVSPTSVNIPEDTLLHSVIVTVHAEDEDAGSNGKVLYYLNNTAGGMFSIDDRSGAIYLEEMLDREVVDMLTVTVIATDRGSPQMATTMNLTVHVEDANDHDPEFLQSNYSLTVREDIPRGTSLFQVQAYDQDTGPNGRVRYILTQTSPFVVDAVRGVVTVMDKLDREKDPNYSFIIAAVDQGNIPRSATAAVNVTVLDINDFAPQFSPETLIIHVKENEEDPFELIHQVSALDEDLGMDSQLTYFIQSGNSDGLFSITPSGTFEILHTLDKEKESLHIITITAVDSGFPPLTGTLTVHVIVDDVNDNHPEFTEEVYNTILPEDSPIGTVFAMIMASDIDEGVNGEIRYFMEDLDVPFAIEETSGELFTTGILDRETVAIYRLTVIGSDKHPAQPLSSSVFVIILIGDVNDHWPQFLDSPYVAYVPTGLPPGSVVCAVRATDEDTDMNAELHYSLYGPSSDLFSIDLYSGTVFTTSVLQRMDDIIVNVHVEDGGEFPKFDTTTISIRFQDVSEFPQMNVDVQSYSLSEDEPVEALVAVVSATSTRAEPISFYLASGNFEDMFHVEQLSGALTLENPLDYENKKEFSLLIEARDSGLPPFSSFSQIYINITDVNDNFPQFTQSEYRCEVFENSPPSGVCDVLAVDADSGNYGTVQYNITEENTDNFFIIDLENGLLSTTGSLDREDIPEFNLTVEATEINNPLHKDKTTVIITVLDRNDNAPRFSQIFYTELPEDVPVGHSVIQVTSTDDDTDANAVINYFLADQSDDTLFNIDPTTGYITVEGRLDREVQDHYILKVNANDSAWSISTDVSIVILDVNDNRPVFSDNFYMVVLPETQDKEVFVLQVVATDADIGQNGEIFYVIEPPNEEFWVNASSGEIYTKQPLMLRNSAFEISQFTVVAFDCGIVPMHSNATVTVRLEQYNHHPPKFLPVQPLIPVPYHLPVGTEVVQLTAIDPDVNRSADIEYVLDGGNASDFFWIQADSGKVILNQTLADAENLFLTLFVVAKDQGTPSLTSQTEITFEITGMNQFSPSFSKPHVIFSVPEDLPVGSVIGKIQAEDEDYGPNGAIMYRISPENQYLPLSVGEVSGLLTLIKELDFEKEGTYHFQIKATDGGWVSKTGMVNATVIVMDVNDNPPAFSSSEYTTSVPENSKIGTNVLHVKATDSDSGTNAQISYSVIAGHVDKFAIDSTNGAITTLDVFDYEQEQIFDITIKASNTGGHTLFSLAHIVIQISDVNEFTPKFRKKEFNFSVFKNVSIGTLIGKVTATDYDQGFEGQVFYLMFGQSKSMGFEIDTLSGEIFTTNSLRKQGNSHVALKVLAKNHGVITGMDVDETLVHVSVIDTNDPPVFTPTSYIANITEDSPAGTSVVTVSALDQDSILDWNRFFFSIENGNTNFSFAIDPSSGLISVNSPLDRELWPVYNLTVTATDNGSPPATGTTTVSVTIGDVNDNAPKLTATEVQVKENQPEGTIVTRLNASDSDLPPNQGPFTYLLLNRSTGFLLTPDGLLLTTQTIDREQTSAYQLVVVTGDAGVPTPLSSTTTLHIRVMDENDNPAFSRNIFIEVKYFGSSFQGGMIGNVHPEDQDVDDTFSCTIKSGPVNMFVIPNGTCELWSAPFQGEATFNITIEATDQLHFPVNNSIYVNYKGFTNASIDSCILFYVSSPSVEEFLSNKYLRFVKALDSLFNLQASKTHVFGIKHIGNEILLLAAVKNYNGQYLSKEVASGISAGHKKLLEAQSNVTISHITSDPCLTSPCQNRATCSKNIFISQEVAVLESAAVIFVSPQKEIFNCTCPVGFTGSLCEGDINECELNPCENRGTCVNTEGSFYCHCQSGFSGSVCSADGDECLKVKCQNGGTCIPSQDGYHCHCVPGFEGEKCEVFIDHCRSAPCVEGSCINLQTGFSCNCPFGVSGVHCEEHSYGFEELSFMEFPSLDRRTNLVSLEFATVQRNSLLLYNPRGSSSRDFLALEILDGAVQLSYDLGSGPVRLQTHKHVADGAFHSVTVRRIGNMGSLHVDNCTDVETNGFCFSQSDGSISQR, encoded by the exons ATGGACTCTACAGGGCAATGGAGAAAgcgtgtcattttgttgttttgttttgtg GTGTTTAATATTGCTTTCGCTCATGACCCTTCATCTGGAAATGCAGTAAATATGAGCAGTGAGACGGAGTTTGCAGATATTGTCTTAGGGCAGCATACGCTTCCCTCCTGGTATCATACATCTGTTGATGCTGTGCTGAAGCATGGCACAGTCAGCACTCATAACAGATGGCAAACACAGATGGCTTTCTCCAAAGCAGTGTATTCATTTCAAGTGAAAGAAGACACAGTACCAG GAACAGTTGTGGGAAAGGTGGAAACGCACTTTGGGACTCTCACGCCTATCACCTACTCAGTTCAGGAGGATGACGGAGAGAACCTGTTCCTGCTCGGCCGAATGTCAGGGGAGTTCCTATTATCCCGCAGCCTGGATTTTGAAACACAAAGATTCTATGTTCTCACAGTGGTGCTACAGCACGGGGATTCGCAAGTATCCAGTGTCAGAGTTTACTTCAATGTGCTGGATGTGAACGACAACCCCCCTGTTTTCAGTACGCAcgccttttctgcatcactgctagAGGACACACAAGTCAGCACTTGCTTCCTGTGGTTGAATGTGTCTGATAAAGATGATG GTGACAACGGAGAACTAAAGCTAAAAGTGGTTGGTGGTGATGAAGAGGATGTGTTCTTCATCCATTCAACGGGTAATTTATGCTTGAACAAAGAGttagacagagagagacgaTCCTCCTACAATCTTACCTTGATGGCGAACGACTGTGTCCAGCCGGTGTCTTTTCAGCTCACCAGCACAGCTCAAGTTATTGTGGTTGTTGAAGATGTCAACGATAATGCTCCAGTGTTTGTGTCACCCACAAGTGTTAATATACCAGAAGACACCCTGCTTCATTCTGTTATAGTGACTGTACATGCTGAGGATGAAGATGCTGGATCCAACGGGAaggttttatattatttaaacaACACAGCTGGTGGGATGTTCAGCATCGATGACAGAAGTGGAGCAATATACCTGGAGGAGATGTTAGACAGAGAAGTGGTAGATATGCTGACTGTTACTGTAATAGCCACTGATAGAGGCTCACCCCAAATGGCAACCACAATGAATCTCACGGTGCATGTTGAGGATGCAAATGACCATGATCCTGAGTTTTTACAAAGCAACTACAGCCTGACAGTCAGagaggacatccccagaggaaCAAGTCTGTTTCAGGTTCAGGCCTATGATCAGGATACTGGACCAAATGGACGAGTGAGGTATATATTGACCCAGACGAGTCCGTTTGTGGTGGACGCAGTTCGGGGTGTTGTCACAGTCATGGACAAACTGGACAGGGAAAAGGACCCAAACTACAGCTTCATCATAGCTGCTGTAGATCAGGGGAACATCCCCAGAtctgctactgctgctgtcaATGTCACAGTGTTGGATATCAATGACTTTGCACCTCAGTTTTCTCCAGAAACACTCATCATACATGTCAAGGAAAATGAAGAGGATCCATTTGAGTTAATACATCAG GTCTCAGCTTTGGATGAAGATCTAGGGATGGACAGTCAGCTTACCTATTTCATACAGTCAGGAAATAGTGATGGTTTATTCTCCATCACGCCCAGTGGCACGTTTGAGATTTTACACACTCTAGACAAGGAGAAGGAATCGCTACATATCATCACCATCACTGCGGTTGATTCAG GATTTCCACCTCTGACAGGTACTCTGACTGTTCATGTCATAGTGGATGATGTCAATGATAATCATCCAGAGTTCACTGAGGAAGTCTACAACACCATCTTACCTGAGGACAGTCCTATTGGTACTGTGTTTGCCATGATAATGGCATCTGACATTGATGAGGGTGTCAACGGGGAAATAAG GTACTTTATGGAAGACCTTGATGTACCTTTTGCCATtgaggaaacatctggagaactGTTTACAACCGGTATCCTGGACAGGGAGACAGTAGCTATTTACAGGCTGACAGTGATTGGTAGTGATAAGCATCCTGCACAGCCTCTATCAAGCTCTGTATTTGTGATCATACTTATTGGAGATGTCAATGACCACTGGCCCCAGTTTTTGGACAGCCCCTATGTGGCCTACGTGCCCACTGGGTTACCTCCAG gttCAGTTGTATGTGCAGTAAGAGCAACAGATGAAGACACTGACATGAATGCAGAATTACATTATTCATTATATGGACCAAGTTCAGACCTGTTTTCCATCGATCTGTACAGTGGCACTGTTTTCACCACAAGTGTTCTCCAGAGAATGGATGATATTATTGTCAATGTGCATGTAGAAGATGGTGGAGAATTCCCTAAATTTGACACCACGACTATCAGCATCAGGTTCCAGGATGTCTCTGAGTTCCCACAGATGAATGTGGATGTTCAGAGCTACTCCCTCTCTGAGGATGAGCCAGTGGAAGCGTTGGTTGCTGTGGTCTCTGCGACAAGCACCAGAGCTGAACCCATCTCTTTTTATCTTGCTTCCGGAAACTTTGAAGACATGTTTCATGTGGAGCAATTAAGTGGAGCACTGACATTGGAGAACCCACTGgattatgaaaacaaaaaggagtTTTCTTTGTTGATAGAAGCCAGAGACTCCGGCTTGCCTCCCTTCTCATcattttcacaaatttacaTAAACATCACTGATGTAAATGATAATTTCCCACAGTTCACTCAGTCTGAGTACAGATGTGAGGTTTTTGAGAATTCCCCACCGTCTGGGGTTTGTGATGTTCTCGCCGTTGATGCAGATTCTGGCAATTACGGCACAGTGCAGTACAACATaacagaagaaaacactgaTAACTTTTTTATTATTGACCTTGAAAATGGTTTATTGAGCACCACTGGAAGCTTAGATAGAGAAGATATTCCTGAATTCAATTTGACAGTTGAAGCTACAGAGATAAACAATCCTCTTCATAAAGACAAAACCACTGTTATTATCACTGTGTTAGACAGAAATGACAACGCACCTcgtttttcacagattttttacaCAGAGCTGCCCGAGGATGTCCCTGTTGGACACTCAGTTATACAAGTCACCTCAACTGATGATGATACTGATGCTAATGCAGTGATTAATTACTTCCTAGCTGACCAAAGTGATGATACGCTTTTCAATATTGATCCCACCACCGGCTACATCACTGTTGAAGGACGTTTGGACAGGGAGGTGCAGGATCATTACATCTTGAAAGTAAACGCAAATGATTCAGCATGGAGTATAAGCACAGATGTCAGTATAGTCATTTTAGATGTCAATGATAATAGACCTGTGTTTTCTGATAACTTTTATATGGTTGTTCTCCCTGAAACACAAGATAAAGAGGTGTTTGTCTTGCAGGTTGTTGCTACAGATGCAGACATTGGGCAAAACGGTGAGATTTTCTATGTTATTGAACCTCCAAATGAGGAGTTTTGGGTGAATGCTTCCTCTGGAGAAATCTATACAAAGCAGCCGCTGATGCTACGCAATTCTGCTTTTGAAATCAGTCAGTTTACAGTTGTTGCTTTTGACTGTGGCATTGTTCCTATGCATAGTAATGCCACAGTCACAGTGAGATTGGAACAATATAACCACCACCCACCAAAGTTTCTACCTGTACAGCCTCTGATTCCTGTTCCGTATCACCTGCCTGTGGGAACTGAGGTGGTCCAGTTAACAGCAATAGATCCAGATGTCAACAGGAGTGCTGATATTGAGTATGTTCTGGATGGAGGAAATGCATCTGATTTCTTTTGGATTCAAGCTGACAGTGGAAAGGTCATCTTAAATCAGACTTTAGCTGATGCTGAAAATCTGTTCCTCACTTTATTCGTTGTGGCTAAAGACCAAGGCACTCCCTCTTTAACATCACAGACTGAAATCACTTTTGAAATTACTGGAATGAATCAATTTTCTCCAAGCTTTAGCAAACcacatgttattttttctgtccctGAGGACTTGCCTGTAGGATCAGTAATTGGGAAAATTCAAGCAGAAGACGAGGATTATGGCCCCAATGGTGCAATCATGTACCGCATCAGTCCAGAAAATCAATATTTACCATTGTCAGTTGGAGAAGTCTCTGGACTGCTAACTCTGATCAAAGAGCTTGACTTTGAAAAAGAAGGCACTTATCATTTCCAAATCAAAGCCACAGATGGTGGGTGGGTCTCTAAAACGGGCATGGTAAATGCTACAGTAATAGTCATGGATGTGAATGATAATCCTCCAGCCTTTTCATCCTCAGAGTATACCACGTCAGTGCCTGAAAACTCAAAAATTGGAACTAATGTTCTACATGTGAAGGCTACTGACAGTGATTCAGgcacaaatgcacaaatatcCTACTCTGTTATTGCTGGCCATGTGGATAAATTTGCAATTGATTCAACAAATGGCGCAATCACCACTTTGGATGTCTTTGATTACGAGCAAGAGCAGATCTTTGATATAACAATCAAAGCGTCAAACACTGGTGGGCATACTTTATTTAGTTTAGCACACATTGTCATCCAAATCTCTGATGTCAATGAGTTCACACCAAAGTTCAGGAAAAAAGAATTTAACTTCTcagtatttaaaaatgtgtctatTGGAACTCTGATTGGAAAAGTGACAGCCACGGATTACGACCAAGGCTTTGAAGGTCAGGTGTTTTACTTGATGTTTGGTCAGAGCAAAAGTATGGGCTTTGAAATTGACACACTTTCTGGAGAAATATTCACCACAAACAGTCTGAGGAAACAAGGTAACAGCCATGTAGCTTTAAAAGTTCTGGCAAAGAACCATGGTGTTATTACTGGGATGGATGTTGATGAGACTTTGGTCCATGTTAGTGTGATTGACACAAATGATCCGCCCGTGTTCACTCCTACAAGTTACATAGCAAATATTACAGAGGACAGTCCAGCTGGGACATCTGTGGTGACAGTGAGTGCTCTGGATCAGGACTCCATCTTGGACTGGAATCGTTTCTTCTTCAGCATtgaaaatggaaacacaaactTCTCTTTTGCCATTGATCCATCCAGTGGTCTTATCTCAGTGAATTCTCCACTTGACAGGGAACTCTGGCCAGTTTATAATCTGACTGTTACAGCCACTGATAATGGTTCTCCACCAGCCACTGGGACGACTACTGTCTCTGTGACCATTGGTGATGTAAATGACAATGCCCCTAAACTCACAGCAACTGAAGTTCAGGTGAAGGAAAACCAACCTGAAGGCACTATAGTCACCAGATTAAATGCATCCGATTCAGATTTACCACCAAACCAGGGTCCTTTTACATATTTGTTATTAAATCGTTCAACTGGTTTTTTACTTACACCTGACGGACTTTTACTCACCACACAGACTATTGATCGAGAGCAAACCTCCGCATATCAACTTGTGGTGGTTACTGGAGATGCAGGAGTTCCTACTCCACTATCATCAACAACAACCCTCCATATTAGGGTCATGGATGAAAATGATAACCCCGCAttctcaagaaacattttcattgagGTGAAATACTTTGGCAGTTCTTTCCAAGGAGGCATGATTGGAAACGTACATCCTGAGGATCAGGATGTGGATGACACATTCAGCTGCACCATCAAAAGTGGGCCAGTTAACATGTTTGTAATACCTAATGGCACATGTGAGCTGTGGTCAGCTCCCTTTCAAGGTGAGGCCACCTTTAACATCACCATCGAAGCTACAGACCAGCTTCACTTTCCGGTTAACAACAGCATCTACGTAAACTACAAAGGCTTCACTAATGCCTCTATAGACAGCTGTATATTATTCTATGTGTCATCACCCTCAGTGGAAGAGTTCTTGTCCAATAAGTATTTGAGGTTTGTAAAAGCTCTCGACAGTCTCTTTAATCTCCAAGCCTCAAAAACTCACGTGTTTGGAATCAAACATATTGGCAATGAAATCCTCCTGCTGGCTGCTGTCAAAAATTACAATGGTCAGTATCTTAGCAAAGAGGTAGCAAGCGGTATATCTGCTGGACATAAGAAATTACTGGAGGCTCAGAGCAACGTGACCATTTCTCACATCACCAGTGACCCGTGTCTCACCAGCCCTTGTCAAAACAGGGCaacctgcagcaaaaacattttcatcagcCAGGAGGTTGCTGTCCTGGAAAGTGCAGCAGTGATCTTCGTGTCACCACAGAAAGAGATTTTTAATTGTACCTGTCCAGTCGGCTTCACAGGTTCACTCTGTGAAGGTGACATCAACGAATGTGAGTTGAATCCCTGTGAGAATAGAGGCACATGTGTGAATACTGAAGGAAGCTTTTACTGTCACTGTCAGAGTGGCTTCTCTGGATCTGTCTGCTCTGCTGATGGAGATGAATGCCTGAAGGTGAAGTGCCAAAATGGGGGAACTTGTATTCCCTCTCAGGATGGATATCACTGTCACTGTGTGCCTGGATTTGAAG gTGAAAAGTGTGAGGTCTTTATAGACCACTGCAGGTCAGCGCCCTGTGTTGAGGGCAGCTGCATCAATTTGCAGACTGGTTTCTCCTGCAATTGTCCATTTG GAGTCAGTGGAGTCCACTGCGAGGAACACAGCTATGGCTTTGAAGAGCTGTCTTTCATGGAGTTTCCTTCACTGGATCGCAGGACTAATTTAGTTTCTCTGGAGTTTGCTACAGTGCAGAGGAACTCCCTCCTCCTCTACAATCCTAGAGGATCATCCAGCAGGGATTTCTTGGCGCTGGAGATACTGGATGGAGCTGTACAGCTCTCTTATGACCTGGGGTCAGGACCTGTGagactacagacacacaagcatGTTGCAGATGGGGCTTTTCACAGTGTCACTGTCAGGAGGATTGGAAAT ATGGGTTCCTTGCATGTGGACAATTGCACAGATGTTGAAACCAatggattttgtttttcacagagtgATGGCAGCATA